A region from the Drosophila ananassae strain 14024-0371.13 chromosome 2L, ASM1763931v2, whole genome shotgun sequence genome encodes:
- the LOC6501673 gene encoding protein spartin isoform X1: MHLCQQIINAVMSEETEFLEAYALIQEAYKAAMTQVEKAIEHEEQESQDQAIEAYELALKMIEDTFGIPVGLPDEIDAVQAEWNDACALIQKLKSAKTEVSYRLKVLRTRRQPIDDTAEEAKEEIRSEVDAKRPVLAENPSTHYDIANAGGTPKTYRELAEGLRKLLADRESHAQLDELFRAQVKLYRIESSGAVVTISGASTMSLVMCTVGGGWKYLSGIYFIQCTMPDEEPGMIWLYPLIPSITNCYRTEYGAFIFPDMECQQPGNAFGLILAKEGLRPLSTTAGESEEEQLEDLQQFFLDLLEAVLAGTVEQLKSPTTLRAGATSDAVSGSEQVSRHIVCAADFIARNLVKGAEKTGGLMMKSTPYLISKMTPASADAPAQVPSSVQTSVEVAQKVTHAAAGMTGWIAGKVGTASLAVGRYLAPHIQEQGSRLLQKGFGYDSTQATSTMEGAMTIAAGAVEGVSTVFDGLESSAKILGNSLSENSVKIIEHKYGQPAGNLASGTFDAVGNAFVVSQNVNYITPKGIAKKMVKRTGEAVVSDYKRDLRKPESQYINAGALYPDLRALKE; encoded by the exons ATGCATCTTTGTCAACAA ATTATCAACGCCGTGATGTCGGAGGAAACCGAATTTCTGGAGGCGTACGCCCTCATCCAAGAGGCGTACAAAGCTGCAATGACCCAAGTCGAGAAGGCCATTGAACATGAGGAGCAGGAGTCCCAGGACCAGGCCATAGAAGCATACGAGCTGGCCCTCAAAATGATAGAAGACACATTCGGAATACCAGTGGGCTTGCCGGACGAGATTGACGCCGTCCAGGCCGAGTGGAACGACGCCTGTGCGCTCATCCAGAAGCTCAAGAGCGCCAAGACAGAGGTCAGCTATCGCCTGAAGGTTCTTCGAACTCGGCGCCAACCCATTGACGACACCGCCGAGGAAGCCAAGGAGGAAATTCGGTCGGAGGTAGACGCAAAGCGTCCGGTTCTGGCGGAAAATCCCTCGACTCATTACGACATTGCCAACGCCGGTGGGACACCGAAAACCTATCGTGAGCTGGCCGAAGGGTTGAGGAAACTTCTGGCCGATCGAGAATCTCACGCCCAGTTGGACGAGCTGTTCCGGGCCCAAGTGAAGCTCTACAGAATCGAGTCTAGCGGCGCCGTGGTAACCATTAGCGGAGCCTCCACCATGTCGCTGGTCATGTGCACGGTGGGGGGTGGTTGGAAGTACCTGAGCGGAATCTACTTCATCCAGTGCACGATGCCCGACGAGGAGCCCGGTATGATCTGGCTATACCCGCTCATTCCCTCCATCACCAACTGCTACCGGACCGAGTACGGAGCTTTTATTTTTCCCGACATGGAATGCCAGCAGCCGGGCAATGCCTTTGGCCTGATTCTGGCCAAGGAGGGCTTGCGTCCACTTAGCACCACCGCCGGGGAATCTGAGGAGGAACAGCTTGAGGACTTGCAGCAGTTCTTTCTGGATCTCCTGGAAGCCGTGCTTGCCGGCACAGTAGAGCAGCTAAAGTCTCCTACCACACTACGTGCTGGCGCCACTTCCGATGCCGTTTCCGGGTCGGAACAGGTGTCCAGACACATTGTGTGTGCGGCGGACTTTATTGCTCGCAACCTGGTGAAGGGCGCCGAGAAAACCGGAGGCCTTATGATGAAGAGCACTCCGTATCTTATCTCCAAGATGACGCCAGCCTCGGCCGATGCTCCGGCTCAAGTTCCCAGCTCCGTGCAGACATCGG TGGAAGTGGCCCAGAAGGTGACCCACGCTGCGGCCGGGATGACGGGATGGATAGCCGGAAAGGTGGGCACCGCCTCGCTAGCCGTTGGCCGCTACTTAGCTCCCCATATTCAGGAGCAGGGATCGCGGCTATTGCAGAAGGGATTCGGCTATGACAGCACCCAGGCCACCAGCACCATGGAGGGAGCCATGACCATCGCGGCGGGGGCTGTGGAAGGCGTGAGCACTGTTTTCGACGGTCTGGAGTCGTCGGCCAAGATCCTGGGCAACAGCCTTAGCGAGAACTCTGTCAAGATCATTGAGCACAA ATATGGCCAGCCGGCTGGAAACCTGGCCAGTGGCACTTTTGACGCCGTGGGAAATGCCTTTGTGGTCAGCCAAAATGTGAACTACATAACGCCCAAGGGAATCGCCAAGAAGATGGTCAAGAGGACGGGCGAAGCCGTCGTTAGCGACTATAAACGGGACCTGCGCAAACCCGAATCTCAATACATTAACGCCGGAGCCCTCTACCCAGATCTGAGGGCCTTGAAGGAGTAA
- the LOC6501673 gene encoding protein spartin isoform X2 has protein sequence MSEETEFLEAYALIQEAYKAAMTQVEKAIEHEEQESQDQAIEAYELALKMIEDTFGIPVGLPDEIDAVQAEWNDACALIQKLKSAKTEVSYRLKVLRTRRQPIDDTAEEAKEEIRSEVDAKRPVLAENPSTHYDIANAGGTPKTYRELAEGLRKLLADRESHAQLDELFRAQVKLYRIESSGAVVTISGASTMSLVMCTVGGGWKYLSGIYFIQCTMPDEEPGMIWLYPLIPSITNCYRTEYGAFIFPDMECQQPGNAFGLILAKEGLRPLSTTAGESEEEQLEDLQQFFLDLLEAVLAGTVEQLKSPTTLRAGATSDAVSGSEQVSRHIVCAADFIARNLVKGAEKTGGLMMKSTPYLISKMTPASADAPAQVPSSVQTSVEVAQKVTHAAAGMTGWIAGKVGTASLAVGRYLAPHIQEQGSRLLQKGFGYDSTQATSTMEGAMTIAAGAVEGVSTVFDGLESSAKILGNSLSENSVKIIEHKYGQPAGNLASGTFDAVGNAFVVSQNVNYITPKGIAKKMVKRTGEAVVSDYKRDLRKPESQYINAGALYPDLRALKE, from the exons ATGTCGGAGGAAACCGAATTTCTGGAGGCGTACGCCCTCATCCAAGAGGCGTACAAAGCTGCAATGACCCAAGTCGAGAAGGCCATTGAACATGAGGAGCAGGAGTCCCAGGACCAGGCCATAGAAGCATACGAGCTGGCCCTCAAAATGATAGAAGACACATTCGGAATACCAGTGGGCTTGCCGGACGAGATTGACGCCGTCCAGGCCGAGTGGAACGACGCCTGTGCGCTCATCCAGAAGCTCAAGAGCGCCAAGACAGAGGTCAGCTATCGCCTGAAGGTTCTTCGAACTCGGCGCCAACCCATTGACGACACCGCCGAGGAAGCCAAGGAGGAAATTCGGTCGGAGGTAGACGCAAAGCGTCCGGTTCTGGCGGAAAATCCCTCGACTCATTACGACATTGCCAACGCCGGTGGGACACCGAAAACCTATCGTGAGCTGGCCGAAGGGTTGAGGAAACTTCTGGCCGATCGAGAATCTCACGCCCAGTTGGACGAGCTGTTCCGGGCCCAAGTGAAGCTCTACAGAATCGAGTCTAGCGGCGCCGTGGTAACCATTAGCGGAGCCTCCACCATGTCGCTGGTCATGTGCACGGTGGGGGGTGGTTGGAAGTACCTGAGCGGAATCTACTTCATCCAGTGCACGATGCCCGACGAGGAGCCCGGTATGATCTGGCTATACCCGCTCATTCCCTCCATCACCAACTGCTACCGGACCGAGTACGGAGCTTTTATTTTTCCCGACATGGAATGCCAGCAGCCGGGCAATGCCTTTGGCCTGATTCTGGCCAAGGAGGGCTTGCGTCCACTTAGCACCACCGCCGGGGAATCTGAGGAGGAACAGCTTGAGGACTTGCAGCAGTTCTTTCTGGATCTCCTGGAAGCCGTGCTTGCCGGCACAGTAGAGCAGCTAAAGTCTCCTACCACACTACGTGCTGGCGCCACTTCCGATGCCGTTTCCGGGTCGGAACAGGTGTCCAGACACATTGTGTGTGCGGCGGACTTTATTGCTCGCAACCTGGTGAAGGGCGCCGAGAAAACCGGAGGCCTTATGATGAAGAGCACTCCGTATCTTATCTCCAAGATGACGCCAGCCTCGGCCGATGCTCCGGCTCAAGTTCCCAGCTCCGTGCAGACATCGG TGGAAGTGGCCCAGAAGGTGACCCACGCTGCGGCCGGGATGACGGGATGGATAGCCGGAAAGGTGGGCACCGCCTCGCTAGCCGTTGGCCGCTACTTAGCTCCCCATATTCAGGAGCAGGGATCGCGGCTATTGCAGAAGGGATTCGGCTATGACAGCACCCAGGCCACCAGCACCATGGAGGGAGCCATGACCATCGCGGCGGGGGCTGTGGAAGGCGTGAGCACTGTTTTCGACGGTCTGGAGTCGTCGGCCAAGATCCTGGGCAACAGCCTTAGCGAGAACTCTGTCAAGATCATTGAGCACAA ATATGGCCAGCCGGCTGGAAACCTGGCCAGTGGCACTTTTGACGCCGTGGGAAATGCCTTTGTGGTCAGCCAAAATGTGAACTACATAACGCCCAAGGGAATCGCCAAGAAGATGGTCAAGAGGACGGGCGAAGCCGTCGTTAGCGACTATAAACGGGACCTGCGCAAACCCGAATCTCAATACATTAACGCCGGAGCCCTCTACCCAGATCTGAGGGCCTTGAAGGAGTAA